In one window of Episyrphus balteatus chromosome 3, idEpiBalt1.1, whole genome shotgun sequence DNA:
- the LOC129913451 gene encoding uncharacterized protein LOC129913451 — translation MSQQDETSSVSWSRKSEKQKQSQARRKVGPRHELTTEQKADLKLAFDSFDTNGTGWIGIEELRVAIRALGYEPKMEQMSKMVAEIDRDGKGKISFNDFLHLMAIKMSQKDTKEEIMKAFRLIDISGSGQIKFQDLKRVAVELGEYLNDEELHEMIEEADSNQDGIVTFEDFLKINKKYDGFQVEANSRQN, via the coding sequence ATGTCTCAACAAGACGAAACTTCCTCAGTATCGTGGTCACGAAAgtctgaaaaacaaaaacaatcacaaGCTCGTAGAAAAGTCGGTCCACGTCATGAATTAACAACCGAACAAAAAGCCGACTTGAAATTAGCCTTCGATTCCTTCGACACTAATGGTACCGGTTGGATTGGTATTGAAGAATTGCGTGTAGCAATTCGTGCACTCGGCTATGAGCCTAAAATGGAACAAATGAGCAAAATGGTTGCGGAAATTGACCGCGATGGTAAAGGAAAAATTTCCTTCAATGACTTTCTTCACTTGATGGCCATTAAAATGTCCCAAAAAGATACAAAAGAGGAAATTATGAAAGCTTTTCGATTGATTGATATTTCTGGCAGTGGACAGATAAAATTTCAAGATCTCAAACGAGTTGCTGTTGAGTTAGGAGAATATTTAAACGATGAAGAATTACATGAAATGATTGAGGAAGCCGATTCGAATCAAGATGGAATTGTTActtttgaagactttttaaaaatcaacaagAAATATGATGGTTTTCAAGTTGAAGCAAATTCAAGACAAAATTAA